In one window of Cryptococcus neoformans var. neoformans B-3501A chromosome 11, whole genome shotgun sequence DNA:
- a CDS encoding hypothetical protein (HMMPfam hit to OGFr_N, Opioid growth factor receptor (OGFr) conserved region, score: 107.4, E(): 3.3e-29) — MNVVKTILTRRAPFLSAIAIRTMASPATMSKPRDIQDFLAYYPNVKTNPKASANLKFYSNELPFQPDNLTYEEFMHTYSRDYDELEMNHGYIQWFFPIREYGVNPEAQPLQPHEIEAMQNNPEIVSRLLKSYKMMLGFYGIDFNGGKLKLTSNHKERISNLRSRSHNLLRLTRILKHLSEFPQLQPHAAALVLFFVATHSAGMLDFSQGVMRGDSMDQWWSNCFRNEGERKEIRKIVQGRGQFGQGTWDWEEYNEWYEQRREVGKVGFSGQD, encoded by the exons ATGAACGTCGTCAAGACAATACTCACTAGAAGAGCACCCTTCCTATCTGCTATCGCTATCCGTACCATGGCATCACCAGCCACAATGTCCAAGCCTCGAG ATATACAAGATTTCCTCGCATATTACCCCAATGTTAAAACCAACCCTAAGGCATCAGCCAATCTCAAGTTCTACTCAAACGAATTACCATTCCAACCTGACAACTTGACTTATGAAGAGTTCATGCACACGTACTCAAGAGACTATGATGAACTGGAGATGAACCA TGGATATATTCAAT GGTTCTTTCCCATTCGAGAATATGGCGTTAACCCCGAAGCACAACCTTTACAACCTCACGAAATTGAAGCAATGCAGAACAATCCCGAAATTGTTTCCAGACTACTTAAATCTTATAAAATG ATGCTAGGATTCTACGGCATAGATTTCAACGGCGGTAAGCTTAAGCTTACAAGCAACCACAAGGAGAGAA TCTCAAACCTTCGCTCTCGCTCACACAACCTCCTACGTCTTACCCGTATTCTTAAACATCTTTCCGAGTTCCCGCAACTTCAGCCTCATGCAGCAGCACTCgttctctttttcgtcGCTACTCACTCGGCTGGTATGCTGGATTTCTCCCAAGGTGTCATGAGGGGTGACAGCATGGATCAGTGGTGGTCCAACTGTTTCAGAAATGAgggggaaagaaaggaaatcAGAAAGATTGTGCAAGGACGAGGACAGTTTGGACAAGGTACATGGGACTGGGAAGAGTACAACGAGTGGTATgagcaaagaagagaagtcGGCAAGGTTGGCTTCAGCGGCCAAGATTAA
- a CDS encoding hypothetical protein (HMMPfam hit to Cys_Met_Meta_PP, Cys/Met metabolism PLP-dependent enzyme, score: 536.6, E(): 2.1e-158; HMMPfam hit to GHMP_kinases, GHMP kinases putative ATP-binding protein, score: 85.7, E(): 1.2e-22) — protein MTTPSTPGESSLATSVYSLAPKSPVEVHKERVANWRFSTICANVDGKDQYGASSTPIYQTATFKGMDGQYDYTRSGNPTRGALENHLARLYGATQTFALSTGMTCLDTILRLVRPGETVLAGDDLYGGTNRLLTYLGTHGGVDVRHVDTTDVDKVIPHLGPGNNVKMVLLESPTNPLLKIADLQEIADAVHSAAPSALIVVDNTMMSPYLQRPLEIGADIVYDSATKYLSGHHDLMAGIIAASRPDICKDIAFIINSVGSGLAPFDSFLLLRGVKTMSLRMDRQMATAHLVALYLDSFGFLVHYPGLKSHPKRDIHYKQASGAGAVLSFVTGDKALSERIVGGTRLWGISVSFGAVNSLISMPCLMSHASISAAVRAERGLPENLIRLCVGIEDPRDLIDDLEHSLLQAGAIVPNLQYTPLSQTKAAELYARDGEAWILERAKGFKRPSTQSITVDKLVSGVKQSLGLSTPPKEYKTIEEDIAVSAPGKVILFGEHAVVHGVTAIASSVDLRCFSVLSPRRDGKVGLEVPNIGVELEWEISKLPWNLLPVHANGGRHVADKELDTALLQAVEGAVNTHVEVGKTGIGACVAFLYLYMMISGEETNALSVTFTASSNLPISAGLGSSAAYSTCVAASFLLARQHLTIPSADRLPKEDTDLVDGWAFLAEKVLHGNPSGIDNAVAVRGGAVAFTRSVGGKQGGMDGLFEFSSVRLLLTNTLVPRDTKTLVAGVSAKRLAEPQAVNSILDSIQTISDEARSLLGGGKPVERSILVKRLEALIKENHEHLVELGVSHPSLEMIVAATAQAPFELATKLTGAGGGGCALTLIPDDFPESSLNELIQTLEGHGFQAHLTTLGGPGFGVLTTPFKPGNVSEQLRDAVRTHDEGWVDGYMLKICYGLL, from the exons ATGACCACCCCTTCAACACCGGGCGAAAGCTCGCTCGCGACATCTGTCTATTCTCTCGCCCCAAAGTCTCCAGTGGAAGTACATAAGGAACGAGTCGCCAACTGGCgcttctccaccatctgCGCTAATGTCGATGGCAAGGATCAGTATGGAGCTAGCTCAACTCCCATCTACCAGACCGCCACCTTCAAGGGTATGGACGGGCAATATGACTACACCAGGTCTGGGAACCCCACAAGAGGCGCTCTTG AAAACCATCTTGCAAGATTGTACGGGGCCACTCAAACATTTGCCTTGTCTACTGGTATGACTTGTCTTGACACGATCTTGCGACTTGTTAGGCCAGGAGAAACCGTTCTGGCCGGTGACGATTTGTACGGAGGTACCAACCGACTTTTGACGTATCTTGGTACGCATGGCGGTGTCGATGTCAGGCATGTTGATACTACAGATGTGGACAAGGTAATTCCTCATCTTGGACCAGGGAATAATGTCAAGATGGTTCTTCTAGAATCCCCTACGAACCCTCTGTTGAAAATTGCCGACCTGCAAGAAATCGCCGATGCTGTTCACTCTGCTGCACCTAGCGCTTTGATTGTGGTTGACAACACTATGATGTCTCCTTACCTGCAACGGCCGCTTGAGATTGGTGCCGATATTGTTTACGACTCTGCTACCAAATATCTCTCAGGTCATCACGACCTTATGGCTGGTATCATTGCAGCTTCTCGACCCGATATCTGCAAAGACATTGCATTCATTATTAACTCTGTTGGATCCGGCCTTGCTCCTTTCGactctttccttttgctcCGTGGTGTCAAGACCATGTCTCTCAGGATGGACAGGCAGATGGCCACTGCCCACCTTGTGGCTCTTTATCTTGATTCATTTGGCTTCTTGGTCCACTACCCTGGTCTCAAGAGCCATCCTAAGAGGGATATCCACTACAAACAGGCGTCTGGTGCTGGCGCGGTGTTAAGTTTTGTTACTGGCGACAAGGCCCTTAGCGAACGGATTGTCGGCGGGACAAGACTGTGGGGTATCAGCGTGTCTTTCGGGGCTGTCAACAGCTTGATCAGTATGCCATGTTTAATGTC TCACGCCTCCATTTCCGCTGCAGTTCGTGCTGAACGAGGGCTCCCAGAAAACCTTATTCGACTTTGTGTCGGTATCGAGGACCCTAGAGATCTCATTGATGACTTGGAGCATTCGCTTCTCCAAGCAGGAGCTATTGTTCCCAATCTACAATATACTCCTCTCTCCCAGACTAAGGCGGCGGAGTTGTACGCTAGGGACGGTGAAGCGTGGATCCTGGAACGTGCCAAGGGTTTCAAGCGGCCTTCTACCCAGTCTATTACTGTTGACAAGCTCGTCAGCGGCGTGAAGCAAAGTCTTGGTCTCTCCACCCCTCCCAAAGAGTACAAGACgatcgaagaagacatCGCGGTTTCTGCCCCCGGCAAGGTTATTCTTTTCGGTGAGCACGCTGTCGTCCACGGCGTCACTGCCATCGCGTCCAGCGTCGACCTCCGATGCTTTTCCGTCTTGTCTCCTCGTCGTGACGGAAAGGTTGGATTGGAAGTACCCAATATTGGTGTGGAACTCGAATGGGAAATCAGCAAGCTTCCTTGGAATCTGCTTCCGGTGCACGCAAATGGCGGGAGGCACGTTGCCGACAAGGAGCTTGACACGGCGTTGCTTCAGGCTGTGGAGGGTGCTGTCAACACTCATGTTGAAGTGGGTAAGACTGGTATAGGTGCCTGTGTAGCCTTCTTATATCTGTACATGATGATCTCAGGTGAAGAAACCAATGC TCTTTCTGTTACCTTTACCGCTTCTTCAAACCTCCCTATCTCTGCGGGTCTCGGATCATCTGCCGCATACTCCACTTGTGTTGCGGcgtctttccttctcgctCGCCAGCACCTCACCATTCCTTCGGCCGATCGCCTTCCCAAAGAAGACACTGACTTGGTCGATGGATGGGCTTTCTTGGCCGAAAAGGTTTTACACGGAAACCCTAGTGGTATCGATAACGCCGTCGCTGTCAGGGGTGGAGCTGTTGCTTTCACCAGATCTGTTGGCGGAAAGCAAGGCGGTATGGATGGTCTTTTTGA GTTTTCTTCTGTCCGATTACTCTTGACCAACACTCTTGTCCCCAGAGACACCAAGACATTGGTTGCCGGTGTTTCCGCGAAGCGCCTCGCTGAGCCTCAGGCTGTTAACTCGATTCTCGATTCTATCCAAACCATTTCAGATGAAGCACGTTCCTTGCTCGGCGGTGGCAAGCCTGTGGAACGTTCTATCCTTGTCAAGCGTCTGGAAGCGCTCATCAAGGAAAACCATGAGCACTTGGTTGAGCTCGGAGTGTCGCACCCTTCTTTGGAAATGATCGTGGCAGCTACCGCTCAGGCACCTTTCGAGTTAGCCACCAAGTTgactggtgctggtggcGGCGGATGTGCTCTTACTCTTATTCCGGATG ATTTCCCTGAATCTTCCCTCAACGAGCTCATCCAAACCCTCGAAGGCCATGGTTTCCAAGCGCACCTCACCACACTGGGCGGCCCTGGCTTCGGTGTCCTCACGACTCCCTTTAAGCCGGGCAATGTCTCTGAACAACTTCGGGATGCTGTGAGGACCCACGACGAGG GTTGGGTCGATGGGTATATGCTTAAAATATGTTATGGGTTGCTTTAG
- a CDS encoding hypothetical protein (HMMPfam hit to Cys_Met_Meta_PP, Cys/Met metabolism PLP-dependent enzyme, score: 536.6, E(): 2.1e-158; HMMPfam hit to GHMP_kinases, GHMP kinases putative ATP-binding protein, score: 85.7, E(): 1.2e-22) has product MTTPSTPGESSLATSVYSLAPKSPVEVHKERVANWRFSTICANVDGKDQYGASSTPIYQTATFKGMDGQYDYTRSGNPTRGALENHLARLYGATQTFALSTGMTCLDTILRLVRPGETVLAGDDLYGGTNRLLTYLGTHGGVDVRHVDTTDVDKVIPHLGPGNNVKMVLLESPTNPLLKIADLQEIADAVHSAAPSALIVVDNTMMSPYLQRPLEIGADIVYDSATKYLSGHHDLMAGIIAASRPDICKDIAFIINSVGSGLAPFDSFLLLRGVKTMSLRMDRQMATAHLVALYLDSFGFLVHYPGLKSHPKRDIHYKQASGAGAVLSFVTGDKALSERIVGGTRLWGISVSFGAVNSLISMPCLMSHASISAAVRAERGLPENLIRLCVGIEDPRDLIDDLEHSLLQAGAIVPNLQYTPLSQTKAAELYARDGEAWILERAKGFKRPSTQSITVDKLVSGVKQSLGLSTPPKEYKTIEEDIAVSAPGKVILFGEHAVVHGVTAIASSVDLRCFSVLSPRRDGKVGLEVPNIGVELEWEISKLPWNLLPVHANGGRHVADKELDTALLQAVEGAVNTHVEVGKTGIGACVAFLYLYMMISGEETNALSVTFTASSNLPISAGLGSSAAYSTCVAASFLLARQHLTIPSADRLPKEDTDLVDGWAFLAEKVLHGNPSGIDNAVAVRGGAVAFTRSVGGKQGGMDGLFEFSSVRLLLTNTLVPRDTKTLVAGVSAKRLAEPQAVNSILDSIQTISDEARSLLGGGKPVERSILVKRLEALIKENHEHLVELGVSHPSLEMIVAATAQAPFELATKLTGAGGGGCALTLIPDDFPESSLNELIQTLEGHGFQAHLTTLGGPGFGVLTTPFKPGNVSEQLRDAVRTHDEGEGMVVPKRAGLREADKEGLHAWAERLGRWVYA; this is encoded by the exons ATGACCACCCCTTCAACACCGGGCGAAAGCTCGCTCGCGACATCTGTCTATTCTCTCGCCCCAAAGTCTCCAGTGGAAGTACATAAGGAACGAGTCGCCAACTGGCgcttctccaccatctgCGCTAATGTCGATGGCAAGGATCAGTATGGAGCTAGCTCAACTCCCATCTACCAGACCGCCACCTTCAAGGGTATGGACGGGCAATATGACTACACCAGGTCTGGGAACCCCACAAGAGGCGCTCTTG AAAACCATCTTGCAAGATTGTACGGGGCCACTCAAACATTTGCCTTGTCTACTGGTATGACTTGTCTTGACACGATCTTGCGACTTGTTAGGCCAGGAGAAACCGTTCTGGCCGGTGACGATTTGTACGGAGGTACCAACCGACTTTTGACGTATCTTGGTACGCATGGCGGTGTCGATGTCAGGCATGTTGATACTACAGATGTGGACAAGGTAATTCCTCATCTTGGACCAGGGAATAATGTCAAGATGGTTCTTCTAGAATCCCCTACGAACCCTCTGTTGAAAATTGCCGACCTGCAAGAAATCGCCGATGCTGTTCACTCTGCTGCACCTAGCGCTTTGATTGTGGTTGACAACACTATGATGTCTCCTTACCTGCAACGGCCGCTTGAGATTGGTGCCGATATTGTTTACGACTCTGCTACCAAATATCTCTCAGGTCATCACGACCTTATGGCTGGTATCATTGCAGCTTCTCGACCCGATATCTGCAAAGACATTGCATTCATTATTAACTCTGTTGGATCCGGCCTTGCTCCTTTCGactctttccttttgctcCGTGGTGTCAAGACCATGTCTCTCAGGATGGACAGGCAGATGGCCACTGCCCACCTTGTGGCTCTTTATCTTGATTCATTTGGCTTCTTGGTCCACTACCCTGGTCTCAAGAGCCATCCTAAGAGGGATATCCACTACAAACAGGCGTCTGGTGCTGGCGCGGTGTTAAGTTTTGTTACTGGCGACAAGGCCCTTAGCGAACGGATTGTCGGCGGGACAAGACTGTGGGGTATCAGCGTGTCTTTCGGGGCTGTCAACAGCTTGATCAGTATGCCATGTTTAATGTC TCACGCCTCCATTTCCGCTGCAGTTCGTGCTGAACGAGGGCTCCCAGAAAACCTTATTCGACTTTGTGTCGGTATCGAGGACCCTAGAGATCTCATTGATGACTTGGAGCATTCGCTTCTCCAAGCAGGAGCTATTGTTCCCAATCTACAATATACTCCTCTCTCCCAGACTAAGGCGGCGGAGTTGTACGCTAGGGACGGTGAAGCGTGGATCCTGGAACGTGCCAAGGGTTTCAAGCGGCCTTCTACCCAGTCTATTACTGTTGACAAGCTCGTCAGCGGCGTGAAGCAAAGTCTTGGTCTCTCCACCCCTCCCAAAGAGTACAAGACgatcgaagaagacatCGCGGTTTCTGCCCCCGGCAAGGTTATTCTTTTCGGTGAGCACGCTGTCGTCCACGGCGTCACTGCCATCGCGTCCAGCGTCGACCTCCGATGCTTTTCCGTCTTGTCTCCTCGTCGTGACGGAAAGGTTGGATTGGAAGTACCCAATATTGGTGTGGAACTCGAATGGGAAATCAGCAAGCTTCCTTGGAATCTGCTTCCGGTGCACGCAAATGGCGGGAGGCACGTTGCCGACAAGGAGCTTGACACGGCGTTGCTTCAGGCTGTGGAGGGTGCTGTCAACACTCATGTTGAAGTGGGTAAGACTGGTATAGGTGCCTGTGTAGCCTTCTTATATCTGTACATGATGATCTCAGGTGAAGAAACCAATGC TCTTTCTGTTACCTTTACCGCTTCTTCAAACCTCCCTATCTCTGCGGGTCTCGGATCATCTGCCGCATACTCCACTTGTGTTGCGGcgtctttccttctcgctCGCCAGCACCTCACCATTCCTTCGGCCGATCGCCTTCCCAAAGAAGACACTGACTTGGTCGATGGATGGGCTTTCTTGGCCGAAAAGGTTTTACACGGAAACCCTAGTGGTATCGATAACGCCGTCGCTGTCAGGGGTGGAGCTGTTGCTTTCACCAGATCTGTTGGCGGAAAGCAAGGCGGTATGGATGGTCTTTTTGA GTTTTCTTCTGTCCGATTACTCTTGACCAACACTCTTGTCCCCAGAGACACCAAGACATTGGTTGCCGGTGTTTCCGCGAAGCGCCTCGCTGAGCCTCAGGCTGTTAACTCGATTCTCGATTCTATCCAAACCATTTCAGATGAAGCACGTTCCTTGCTCGGCGGTGGCAAGCCTGTGGAACGTTCTATCCTTGTCAAGCGTCTGGAAGCGCTCATCAAGGAAAACCATGAGCACTTGGTTGAGCTCGGAGTGTCGCACCCTTCTTTGGAAATGATCGTGGCAGCTACCGCTCAGGCACCTTTCGAGTTAGCCACCAAGTTgactggtgctggtggcGGCGGATGTGCTCTTACTCTTATTCCGGATG ATTTCCCTGAATCTTCCCTCAACGAGCTCATCCAAACCCTCGAAGGCCATGGTTTCCAAGCGCACCTCACCACACTGGGCGGCCCTGGCTTCGGTGTCCTCACGACTCCCTTTAAGCCGGGCAATGTCTCTGAACAACTTCGGGATGCTGTGAGGACCCACGACGAGGGTGAGGGCATGGTTGTGCCGAAGAGAGCTGGTCTTAGAGAAGCTGATAAGGAAGGTTTGCACGCATGGGCGGAAAGGTTGGGTCGATGGGTATATGCTTAA